A stretch of the Alnus glutinosa chromosome 6, dhAlnGlut1.1, whole genome shotgun sequence genome encodes the following:
- the LOC133871398 gene encoding kinesin-like protein KIN-4C, with protein MDNSEVRNADSSQCVRVAVNVRPLITSELLHGCTDCISVVPGEPQVQIGSHLFTYDYVYGSTGPPCSRLYDDCVAPLVDALLHGYNATVLAYGQTGSGKTYTMGTNYMGEGSNGGVIPKVVESIFKRVEATKDSTEFLIRVSFIEIFKEEVFDLLDPNSPVASKADGAPLAKPAVPARVPIQIRETVNGGITLAGVTEAEVRTKEEMATHLSRGSQSRATGSTNMNSQSSRSHAIFTITMEQKKPSHCLPGVTNDDIGDDILCAKLHLVDLAGSERAKRTGADGMRFKEGIHINKGLLALGNVISALGDEKKRKEGGHVPYRDSKLTRLLQDSLGGNSKTVMIACVSPADTNAEETLNTLKYANRARNIQNKAVINRDPMAAQLQRMRSQIEQLQAELLFYRSDASTPFEELQILKYKISLLEASNAELQRELQDRRVTCEHLTQHALNAQVEKDKLIMKIESARSGKSWDEIDSSSNQDFDLVKNYVSKIQELEGELLHLKNLNSSKRRRSVDCVDSDDDRFCSKNVLFPCTNEYPSDYETKAVDISDEIEVDEKELEHSSLQEKLDMELKELDKKLEQKEAEMKRFASGDTSVLKQHYEKKVQDLEQEKKSLLKEIEDLRYNLANISSTSDDGAQKLKENYLQKLNILEAQVSELKKKQDAQAQLLRQKQKSDEAAKRLQDEIHRIKSQKVQLQHKIKQESEQFRLWKASREKEVLQLKKEGRRNEYEMHKLLALNQRQKMVLQRKTEEASLATKRLKELLESKKCSSRETSGAGNGAGIQALMQAIEHELEVTVRVHEVRAEYERQMEERARMAKEVAKLKEEAYLLKQSKLSDGCETMSPGARNSRIFALENMLATSSSTLVSMASQLSEAEERERIFSGRGRWNQIRSLADAKNIMNYLFNLASSSRCSVRDKEVASREKDSEIRDLKEKVVKLSSYARQVEMQKAELIHQVKSQNSALKKYSMRSAIDGRIPDLNIGGHNYDLRKLDHRSSSIFLLEDMDTSDSEHSGEEESGDDWVESGKHRGRTRNSRTGSDVCCSCSKYSSCKTMKCQCRAARGSCGTSCGCVATKCANRGSFSNNEFDESQGTDIFEGNGSGSASDEKEQSHALASHGAMLLQSALVEKPAETNDENEPRRKPLSDIGNKLVKPKAPKPNQRKKWRTSTVLLVSDPPPSSQPENTDAPQKPNNSNASEGDIPLKLPRAMRSAASNSGNPLRERNAGQSDAVANKEPAILTPTSPLRQRRPEEKENNDL; from the exons ATGGATAATTCGGAAGTGAGGAATGCAGATTCTTCACAATGCGTGCGAGTCGCAGTTAACGTTCGACCTTTGATCACATCCGAGCTGCTGCACGGCTGCACGGATTGCATTTCCGTCGTTCCTGGTGAACCtcag GTACAAATCGGGTCGCATTTGTTCACCTATGATTACGTTTACGGTAGTACGGGTCCCCCCTGTTCTAGATTATATGATGATTGCGTTGCTCCTCTTGTTGATGCGCTACTCCATGGTTACAATGCCACGGTTCTTGCATATGGCCAG ACGGGTTCGGGAAAAACATACACGATGGGGACTAACTATATGGGGGAAGGAAGTAATGGTGGAGTTATACCTAAAGTAGTGGAAAGTATATTCAAAAGAGTGGAGGCGACGAAAGATTCCACAGAATTTTTGATTAGAGTATCATTTATTGAG ATATTCAAGGAAGAAGTGTTCGACTTGCTTGATCCAAATTCACCGGTTGCCTCTAAAGCTGATGGGGCACCTCTGGCAAAGCCTGCAGTGCCAGCAAGAGTTCCCATACAAATCAGAGAAACAGTAAATGGAGGAATAACACTTGCTGGTGTGACTGAGGCGGAAGTTAGAACAAAAGAAGAGATGGCAACGCATCTATCTCGTGGTTCTCAGTCTCGTGCCACTGGGAGTACAAATATGAATAGCCAATCAAG TCGCTCACATGCTATCTTTACAATTACCATGGAGCAAAAGAAACCTTCTCACTGCCTGCCTGGAGTAACTAATGACGACATTGGTGATGATATCTTATGTGCAAAGCTACATCTAGTTGATCTTGCTGGTTCTGAACGTGCAAAACGAACGGGTGCTGATGGCATGCGTTTCAAAGAAG GCATTCATATCAATAAGGGTTTGCTGGCTCTTGGGAATGTGATAAGTGCATTGGGAGAcgagaaaaagaggaaagaaggagGTCATGTTCCATATCGTGATAGCAAGTTGACGCGCTTGTTACAG GATTCTCTTGGAGGAAACAGCAAAACAGTCATGATTG CTTGTGTCAGTCCTGCTGATACAAATGCTGAGGAAACTCTTAACACTTTGAAGTATGCAAATCGTGCTCGCAACATTCAGAACAAGGCAGTT ATCAATCGTGATCCAATGGCTGCTCAGTTACAGAGAATGCGGAGCCAAATTGAGCAGTTGCAGGCTGAGCTTCTATTTTATCGCAGTGATGCCAGTACACCATTTGAGGAACTCCAG ATTCTCAAATACAAAATATCTTTACTTGAAGCGAGCAACGCAGAGCTACAACGGGAGCTTCAAGACCGTCGAGTTACCTGTGAGCATTTAACACAACATGCTCTTAATGCTCAG GTTGAAAAAGACAAGCTGATAATGAAAATTGAATCAGCTCGAAGTGGTAAATCCTGGGATGAGATCGATTCCAGTTCAAATCAG GATTTTGACTTGGTAAAAAATTATGTCTCAAAAATTCAAGAGTTAGAAGGAGAACTATTGCACTTGAAAAATTTGAATAGCTCAAAACGCAGACGATCCGTAGATTGTGTTGACTCAGATGATGATAGGTTCTGCTCGAAAAATGTGTTATTTCCATGTACTAACGAGTATCCATCTGATTATGAAACAAAAGCTGTGGATATTTCAG ATGAGATTGAAGTTGATGAAAAGGAGCTAGAACATTCCTCTCTTCAGGAAAAATTGGATATGGAGCTCAAAGAATTGGACAAAAAACTGGAGCAGAAAGAG GCTGAAATGAAGCGGTTTGCAAGTGGCGATACTTCAGTTCTTAAACAACATTATGAGAAGAAGGTTCAGGATTTAGAACAAGAGAAGAAATCTTTGCTG AAAGAGATCGAGGATTTGAGGTACAATCTTGCAAATATTTCATCTACTTCTGATGATGGTGCTCAAAAGTTGAAAGAAAATTATCTTCAAAAGTTAAATATCCTGGAGGCACAG GTTTCAGAGTTGAAGAAGAAACAAGATGCTCAAGCTCAACTGctgagacaaaaacaaaaaagtgatGAGGCTGCAAAACGACTGCAGGATGAGATTCATCGAATAAAATCTCAAAAG GTTCAACTGCAACATAAGATTAAGCAAGAGTCTGAGCAATTTAGGTTATGGAAGGCATCACGAGAAAAAGAAGTTCTTCAG CTGAAGAAAGAGGGGAGAAGGAATGAGTATGAGATGCATAAGCTACTAGCTCTGAATCAGAGGCAAAAAATG GTTTTGCAACGAAAAACTGAAGAAGCTTCTCTGGCTACAAAAAGGCTAAAAGAACTTCTAGAATCTAAAAAATGTTCCTCACGTGAAACTTCTG GAGCTGGAAATGGTGCTGGAATTCAG GCTCTGATGCAAGCAATTGAGCATGAGCTTGAAGTCACTGTACGGGTACATGAAGTGCGTGCTGAGTATGAACGTCAAATGGAAGa GAGGGCTAGGATGGCCAAGGAAGTTGCAAAATTGAAGGAAGAAGCATATTTGCTCAAGCAGTCAAAATTAAG TGATGGCTGTGAAACAATGTCTCCTGGTGCAAGAAATTCGAGGATTTTTGCACTTGAAAACATGCTCGCTACTTCATCTAGCACCTTGGTTTCTATGGCGTCACAGTTGTCAGAAGCAGAAGAGCGTGAACGGATTTTTAGCGGCAGGGGTCGTTGGAACCAAATCCGGTCTCTCGCTGATGCCAAAAATATAatgaattatttgtttaatttagcATCCTCCTCCAG ATGCTCTGTACGAGATAAAGAAGTTGCCAGCAGAGAGAAAGATTCGGAAATAAGAGATTTGAAAGAAAAGGTAGTGAAACTCAGTAGTTATGCCAGGCAGGTGGAGATGCAAAAGGCAGAACTTATACATCAAGTGAAGTCACAG AATTCAGCCTTGAAGAAATATTCCATGCGAAGTGCAATTGACGGCCGGATTCCTGACCTGAACATTGGAGGACATAACTATGACCTGCGCAAACTG GATCACCGGAGCTCCTCCATTTTCTTATTGGAAGACATGGATACGTCTGATTCAGAACACTCAGGTGAAGAAGAAAGTGGTGATGATTGGGTAGAGTCAGGAAAACATCGCGGTAGGACGAGAAATTCTAGAACTGGATCAGATGTCTGCTGCTCTTGTAGTAAATACTCTTCATGCAAAACTATGAAATGCCAATGCCGAGCTGCCAGGGGTAGTTGTGGGACATCGTGTGGTTGTGTGGCTACAAAATGCGCCAACAGAGGATCGTTCTCGAACAACGAGTTTGATGAATCGCAGGGAACAGACATTTTCGAAGGGAATGGGAGCGGTTCAGCGTCTGATGAAAAAGAGCAGAGTCACGCCCTTGCTTCTCATGGTGCAATGTTACTTCAGAGTGCACTTGTTGAGAAGCCTGCCGAGACAAATGATGAAAATGAGCCTAGAAGGAAGCCTCTGTCTGACATTGGTAACAAATTG GTCAAGCCAAAAGCACCAAAGCCTAACCAGAGAAAGAAATGGCGGACATCTACTGTTCTGCTTGTTTCTGATCCTCCACCGTCCTCACAGCCAGAAAACACTGATGCCCCCCAGAAGCCAAATAATAGTAATGCTAGTGAGGGGGACATCCCCCTGAAGTTACCCAGGGCTATGCGATCGGCTGCATCAAACAGCGGCAACCCGTTGAGAGAGAGGAATGCTGGTCAATCAGACGCAGTTGCGAATAAGGAGCCTGCTATTCTTACTCCAACAAGCCCTCTCCGGCAGAGAAGACCAGAGGAGAAAGAGAACAATGACCTTTGA